One part of the Treponema peruense genome encodes these proteins:
- a CDS encoding M23 family metallopeptidase yields the protein MSTSFLSMINRKLIIAVFAVLTFFAPVFSQTQFHEVKKGETLYAISRIYGITVDELCAANSMTKNSVIKVGQKLAVPQKKTDNLSKKTTVPAKTERKFDTYTVQKGDTFYRIAKINGITVDELKALNNLDNDSILKAGQKLKIPVTIVDTTNVNLPDLTTNDPRVYSAKKGDSSLVWPVKNPQVTYMKGKVSGVQLSAARNETVTVIRAGTVMYVGNYRGYGQVVFVQSKTGHIYAYSGLGTIKVKRGDYVVFGDALGTAGTDSIKGTSQICLMVFQKSNPIDPAKAPRG from the coding sequence ATGAGTACGTCCTTTTTGAGCATGATAAACAGAAAATTAATAATAGCAGTTTTTGCAGTTCTCACTTTTTTTGCACCGGTGTTTTCACAGACGCAGTTTCATGAAGTCAAAAAAGGTGAGACTTTGTATGCCATAAGCCGCATTTACGGAATTACAGTTGATGAACTTTGTGCTGCCAATTCCATGACAAAAAATTCAGTCATAAAAGTAGGGCAGAAACTTGCTGTTCCACAGAAAAAAACAGATAATCTTTCAAAAAAAACAACGGTGCCGGCAAAAACCGAGCGCAAGTTTGACACATACACTGTTCAGAAAGGTGACACTTTTTACAGAATAGCCAAAATAAACGGAATTACCGTAGACGAACTCAAGGCGCTTAATAATCTTGACAATGACAGCATTCTTAAAGCCGGACAGAAACTCAAGATTCCGGTTACAATTGTTGATACTACAAACGTAAATCTTCCCGACCTTACGACAAATGATCCGCGTGTTTATTCTGCAAAAAAAGGAGACTCATCTCTGGTCTGGCCTGTTAAAAATCCGCAGGTAACATACATGAAAGGAAAGGTCAGCGGTGTTCAGCTTAGTGCAGCACGTAACGAAACTGTCACCGTAATCCGCGCAGGAACCGTAATGTATGTAGGAAACTACCGCGGTTACGGACAGGTCGTTTTTGTTCAGTCAAAGACGGGTCATATATATGCATATTCGGGGCTTGGTACAATCAAAGTAAAGCGCGGTGACTATGTTGTGTTCGGTGACGCTCTTGGTACAGCCGGAACAGACAGCATAAAGGGAACTTCGCAAATCTGTCTTATGGTATTTCAGAAATCAAATCCAATAGATCCCGCAAAGGCACCCAGGGGATAA
- a CDS encoding pseudouridine synthase codes for MFAPFDQESAFLICKKLCSELDSGVSKLVRVSKLSAEREGQGVMLGAVKCTDSDGSEVYAYTVSGSAYVLDRGGITDMVFVPPIVSPKDIAAALSENDAQIHSLTECINEAKKNGRPYLQMSQQRTLLTSASLKKVNVLYRFHCADKKIRTLKEICAQYNNDSLAPTGTGDCCAPKLLDYAYSHNLVVQSMCEVFYNPGLQNANSVPCPPCDSRCAILLPAMLGLKIIYRDDRIIVVDKQSGLLSIPGRGEDKQDCITSRLKRLFPNCIQQPSVHRLDMETSGLMVLAFDAEAHRNLSRQFQEGTVKKEYVALLDGVLAKKGIPEEGTMTLFFRLDIDNRPHQIWDDVYGKKAVTSWKILDVERYTAPDGSVRNVTRVLFKPQTGRTHQLRLASADPHGFGIPIVGDTLYGKCEEGERLMLHARYLAFDHPTDGRRMEFQLESGF; via the coding sequence ATGTTTGCACCATTTGACCAGGAGAGTGCTTTTTTAATCTGCAAAAAATTATGTTCCGAACTCGACTCTGGTGTCTCAAAGCTTGTACGCGTTTCAAAATTAAGCGCGGAACGTGAAGGGCAGGGCGTTATGCTTGGCGCTGTTAAATGCACCGATTCTGACGGTAGCGAAGTATATGCGTATACAGTTTCGGGTTCGGCGTATGTTCTGGACAGAGGCGGCATTACGGACATGGTTTTTGTTCCGCCGATAGTTTCTCCTAAAGACATTGCCGCAGCCCTCTCAGAAAATGATGCACAAATACATTCACTTACGGAATGCATCAATGAAGCCAAAAAAAACGGCCGCCCTTATTTACAGATGTCACAGCAGCGCACTTTACTGACTTCTGCTTCTTTAAAAAAAGTAAACGTCCTTTACCGCTTTCACTGCGCAGACAAAAAAATACGCACGCTTAAAGAAATATGTGCCCAATACAACAACGACTCCCTTGCTCCGACCGGAACAGGAGACTGCTGTGCCCCAAAACTTCTGGACTACGCATATTCACACAATCTGGTTGTACAGAGCATGTGCGAAGTCTTTTATAATCCCGGTTTACAGAACGCAAATTCTGTTCCCTGCCCGCCGTGTGATTCCCGCTGCGCAATACTTCTTCCTGCAATGCTCGGTTTAAAAATAATTTACCGCGACGACAGAATAATTGTTGTAGACAAGCAGAGCGGGCTGCTGAGTATTCCCGGCCGCGGCGAAGACAAACAGGACTGCATAACGTCAAGATTAAAACGGCTTTTTCCCAACTGCATACAGCAGCCTTCTGTTCACCGTCTTGATATGGAAACAAGCGGTCTTATGGTACTGGCCTTTGATGCCGAAGCCCACCGCAACTTAAGCCGCCAGTTTCAGGAAGGAACTGTAAAAAAAGAATACGTGGCTCTTCTGGACGGTGTTCTTGCAAAAAAAGGAATACCCGAAGAAGGAACAATGACACTGTTCTTCAGGCTTGACATAGACAACAGACCGCACCAGATTTGGGACGACGTTTACGGAAAAAAAGCCGTTACTTCCTGGAAGATTCTTGATGTTGAACGTTATACTGCACCTGATGGCAGCGTAAGAAATGTAACAAGAGTTTTATTCAAGCCTCAGACGGGACGAACGCATCAGTTAAGGCTTGCATCTGCAGACCCGCACGGGTTCGGCATTCCGATTGTAGGAGACACGCTTTACGGTAAGTGTGAAGAAGGGGAACGTCTTATGCTCCACGCGCGCTACCTGGCTTTTGACCACCCGACAGACGGCCGCCGCATGGAATTTCAACTGGAAAGCGGGTTTTGA
- a CDS encoding aspartate kinase, translating into MIVMKFGGSSVANAERIRHVASIIQAYKNERPVVVLSAMGDTTDHLLEAADEAVKGRVDIKKIETLHYDTARELGIDVPAIKELLGELGTLLTGISMLHELTKRTRDYLVSFGERMSVRMMAAFLEKSGVPAKFYDAWDIGMVSDSNYMSAELLDEVWDTIPKAFDSYKSGSSPEIPIVTGFIAKDKNGIITTLGRGGSDLSATMIGAALKADEIQTWKDVDGIMTADPRVVKEAHPVPEVTYEEAQELAMFGAQVLHPRSMIPCRKTGTPVRVKNSYNIKSPGSIIVEKHSGERPLVTAITSVKNVSLIDIQSSRMLGAAGFLAHIFNQFLKWNISIDVIATSEVSVSLTVNGKTPLDGVIADLSRVAEVNVKNSKAIVTVICDASRSSFILADAFASLSKNGINVQMISQGASKVNISFLVEQTQADDTVRILHSALFK; encoded by the coding sequence ATGATAGTAATGAAGTTCGGCGGAAGTTCCGTCGCCAATGCGGAAAGAATCCGCCACGTAGCGTCAATTATTCAGGCGTATAAAAATGAACGTCCCGTTGTTGTTTTGAGTGCAATGGGAGACACGACAGACCACCTTCTTGAAGCAGCAGATGAAGCTGTCAAAGGGCGTGTTGATATTAAAAAAATCGAGACCCTTCATTATGATACAGCCCGCGAACTTGGAATAGATGTTCCGGCAATAAAAGAGCTTTTGGGTGAACTCGGAACCCTTCTTACCGGAATAAGCATGCTTCACGAACTTACAAAACGCACGCGCGACTATCTGGTTTCGTTCGGTGAGCGCATGTCCGTAAGAATGATGGCTGCCTTTCTTGAAAAGAGCGGTGTTCCGGCTAAGTTCTACGATGCGTGGGACATTGGCATGGTAAGTGATTCAAATTACATGTCTGCAGAACTTTTGGATGAAGTCTGGGACACAATTCCCAAAGCGTTCGATTCCTACAAAAGCGGCTCTTCACCCGAGATTCCCATCGTAACAGGATTCATTGCAAAAGACAAAAACGGAATAATTACAACACTCGGCCGTGGCGGAAGTGACCTTAGCGCAACAATGATCGGCGCGGCTCTTAAGGCAGACGAGATTCAGACATGGAAAGATGTTGACGGCATTATGACAGCCGATCCGCGCGTTGTAAAAGAAGCACATCCTGTTCCCGAAGTTACATACGAAGAAGCTCAGGAACTTGCCATGTTTGGAGCTCAGGTACTTCACCCGCGCAGTATGATTCCGTGCCGCAAAACAGGAACTCCGGTACGCGTAAAAAACAGTTACAATATAAAAAGTCCGGGAAGTATAATTGTAGAAAAACATTCCGGCGAGCGTCCTCTGGTTACTGCAATTACCAGCGTAAAAAATGTTTCGCTTATTGACATTCAGTCCAGCAGAATGCTCGGTGCCGCAGGTTTTCTTGCACACATATTCAACCAGTTTCTCAAGTGGAACATAAGCATTGATGTAATTGCAACATCAGAAGTTTCTGTAAGCCTTACTGTAAACGGAAAAACTCCTCTTGACGGAGTAATTGCCGATCTTTCAAGAGTTGCAGAAGTCAACGTAAAGAATTCAAAAGCAATTGTGACTGTTATCTGTGATGCATCGCGTTCAAGTTTTATTCTTGCAGATGCATTTGCCTCTCTTTCCAAAAACGGAATCAACGTACAGATGATAAGCCAGGGCGCAAGTAAGGTAAACATAAGTTTCCTTGTTGAACAGACCCAGGCCGATGACACTGTGCGCATTCTTCATTCAGCTTTGTTCAAATAA
- a CDS encoding C-GCAxxG-C-C family protein, translated as MTAEEAAQKAEQNFKEGFNCAQSVLCTFSSEIGLSQETALKTAQPFGGGVCRMREICGTVTGMLMTLGFLEGSADPKDKDSKDRIYKTGQLLMQKFKEQNGSFICRELLGLAPMGESQKYLASNTVAGSASSPVSEERTGEYYKKRPCAKLCGDAARILAEYLAAK; from the coding sequence ATGACGGCAGAAGAAGCAGCACAGAAAGCTGAACAGAACTTCAAGGAAGGTTTTAACTGCGCACAGTCAGTCTTGTGCACCTTCAGCAGCGAAATAGGACTGTCACAGGAAACTGCCCTTAAAACAGCCCAGCCTTTTGGCGGTGGAGTCTGCCGCATGAGAGAAATCTGCGGAACAGTTACAGGGATGCTTATGACTTTAGGCTTTCTGGAAGGAAGTGCAGACCCGAAAGACAAAGATTCAAAGGACAGAATCTACAAAACAGGGCAGCTTCTTATGCAAAAGTTTAAGGAACAGAACGGCTCTTTTATATGCCGCGAACTTCTTGGACTTGCCCCGATGGGTGAATCGCAGAAATACCTTGCTTCAAACACTGTAGCAGGAAGTGCTTCTTCTCCTGTTTCTGAGGAACGCACCGGCGAATATTACAAAAAGCGCCCCTGCGCCAAACTCTGCGGTGATGCTGCCCGTATACTTGCCGAATATCTTGCTGCAAAATGA
- a CDS encoding Mrp/NBP35 family ATP-binding protein → MSENCSGECSECSKSCEKRDLHEKLHEGSKVKKVIGIVSGKGGVGKSLVTSLLACKISRDGLKAAILDADITGPSIPTAFGLGEEKAESATMTLKDGKAGQYIKPVKSKGGIQIMSMNFLLPEETTPVIWRGPVISGAVRQFWTDVVWEDVDCMFVDCPPGTGDVPLTVFQSIPVDGIIVVASPQQLVRVIVEKAVNMANMMNVPVLGLIENMSYVKCPDCGREMKIFGESNIEGIAKDFNLKVLARIPIEQKMSVTVDNGEIEILDEGYIDEAAHAVEALNA, encoded by the coding sequence ATGTCAGAAAACTGTAGCGGAGAATGTTCAGAGTGCTCCAAAAGTTGTGAAAAGCGCGATCTTCATGAAAAACTTCACGAAGGTTCAAAAGTAAAGAAAGTAATCGGAATTGTAAGCGGAAAAGGTGGCGTCGGAAAATCACTTGTAACAAGCCTTCTGGCCTGTAAAATTTCTCGCGACGGCTTAAAGGCTGCAATTCTTGATGCAGATATCACAGGCCCTTCAATTCCTACGGCATTCGGTCTTGGTGAAGAAAAAGCCGAAAGTGCAACAATGACACTTAAAGACGGAAAAGCCGGCCAGTATATAAAACCGGTAAAAAGCAAGGGCGGAATTCAGATTATGTCAATGAATTTCCTTCTTCCCGAGGAAACAACACCAGTTATCTGGAGGGGACCTGTAATTTCGGGAGCGGTACGCCAGTTCTGGACAGATGTTGTCTGGGAAGACGTAGACTGCATGTTCGTTGACTGCCCGCCGGGAACAGGAGATGTTCCGCTTACCGTATTCCAGTCAATTCCCGTAGACGGAATCATTGTTGTGGCATCCCCGCAGCAGCTTGTACGCGTCATTGTAGAAAAAGCCGTAAACATGGCAAACATGATGAATGTTCCGGTTCTGGGTCTTATAGAAAACATGAGTTACGTAAAGTGTCCCGACTGCGGAAGAGAAATGAAAATCTTTGGTGAAAGCAACATCGAAGGAATTGCAAAAGACTTTAATCTTAAAGTACTTGCACGCATTCCTATTGAACAGAAAATGTCGGTAACCGTAGACAACGGCGAAATAGAAATACTTGATGAAGGCTACATTGACGAAGCAGCACATGCTGTAGAAGCTTTGAACGCATAG
- the dapB gene encoding 4-hydroxy-tetrahydrodipicolinate reductase, producing MKIALVGYGKMGHMLESTALSLGDEVVATIDVFAPDASVKVSAGDGAAVARAVKESGAEGVIEFTHPSSVMENIRALVPLGLPLVVGTTGWTDCEKEVAELAAKTGGTVMHSANFSIGVNLFYKIVEEASRLVSNFDEYDSAVWEMHHNQKADSPSGTALDIARRVMAGNPRKTSMVTDAFHSRPSPEQLHVSSTRCGHVPGTHTVFFDSAADTIELTHTARSRQGFASGAVHALENLKRMLDSGELSSGALYSMSDVFPGMF from the coding sequence ATGAAAATTGCTCTTGTCGGATACGGAAAAATGGGACACATGCTTGAATCTACCGCATTGTCTCTTGGTGATGAAGTTGTTGCAACAATAGATGTTTTTGCTCCAGATGCAAGTGTAAAAGTTAGTGCAGGTGACGGTGCTGCTGTGGCACGAGCAGTAAAAGAAAGCGGCGCAGAAGGTGTAATAGAATTTACACATCCTTCTTCGGTAATGGAAAATATTCGCGCTCTTGTTCCACTCGGCCTTCCTCTTGTAGTAGGAACAACAGGCTGGACAGATTGTGAAAAAGAAGTCGCTGAACTTGCTGCAAAAACCGGCGGTACCGTAATGCACAGCGCAAACTTTTCTATTGGTGTAAATCTCTTCTATAAAATAGTAGAAGAAGCATCGCGTCTGGTTTCTAACTTTGACGAATACGACAGCGCCGTTTGGGAAATGCACCACAATCAGAAAGCAGACAGTCCTTCCGGAACAGCACTCGATATTGCCCGCCGCGTAATGGCCGGAAACCCGCGCAAAACTTCCATGGTAACAGATGCATTCCATTCGCGCCCGTCACCTGAACAGCTGCACGTTTCTTCTACAAGATGTGGCCATGTTCCGGGAACACACACCGTGTTTTTTGACAGCGCGGCAGATACAATTGAACTGACACATACTGCAAGAAGCCGCCAGGGGTTTGCTTCGGGAGCCGTTCATGCACTTGAAAACCTTAAGCGCATGCTCGATTCCGGTGAGCTTTCAAGCGGCGCATTGTATTCAATGTCAGATGTTTTCCCTGGAATGTTCTAA
- a CDS encoding ribonuclease catalytic domain-containing protein — protein sequence MLVNNSLVLYKNAAAAITGECVSGKFPVRFRTAPATQTKSAVYGTQSVRNKDFLVLSETPVSSLENALSFADTNAPSADDMYDAQPKNAMAVQLKECYELLVSDEETAAAPMGFEELVSLFRGTFHADEAWAAYCALKNTVYFNQSLKAQMDGKLEFVPRPQSEIDELMRRADEKSREGEIRAAFISRLKSRKLDLPDDARYMVDVEALALGKTDKSRTMHDAHFKETPENAHKILLETGIWPITRNPYPLRWGLSMQSAKEGLASPPKDEERVTVPGVSYAIDNAWSADPDDAVAFDGTYLWVHIADPASTVMPGSSIDDAARARGSTLYIPEGASRMLCEDSLSDYALGLNEISRALSFRILLDESGAVADCSVLKTIVDVKRLTYEQADELKDTPELAPLFKIAERNIHRRNKAGAVQISLPEVHITVDPETKQVSIQNEVHPQSSEMVREMMLLAGEGAARFAFKNSIPFPYVSQEAPTIPDDIPEGLAGQFRLRRCMRRRSVGVTPGVHSGLGLGMYSQVTSPLRRYSDLIAHMQLRAFIDGRKLLDKDTMLMRISEGDAGSQAAHKAERKSNTHWTLVYLLQNPDWTGDAICVDKGLKQPQFSIPSLGMETYFTPNSEVELNQSVKVKAANINLPELTVDFIPV from the coding sequence ATGCTTGTAAATAATTCTCTTGTACTATATAAAAATGCGGCTGCTGCAATTACCGGTGAATGTGTCAGCGGAAAATTTCCTGTAAGATTCAGAACAGCGCCGGCTACCCAGACAAAAAGTGCCGTATACGGAACGCAGAGTGTAAGAAATAAAGATTTTCTTGTTCTGTCAGAAACGCCCGTGTCCTCTTTGGAAAATGCACTTTCCTTTGCAGACACAAATGCACCTTCTGCAGACGACATGTATGACGCCCAGCCCAAAAATGCTATGGCAGTTCAGCTTAAGGAATGTTACGAACTTCTTGTTTCAGATGAAGAAACTGCCGCTGCTCCAATGGGGTTTGAAGAACTGGTGTCTTTGTTCCGCGGGACTTTTCATGCAGACGAAGCGTGGGCAGCATATTGCGCATTAAAAAATACAGTATATTTTAACCAGAGCCTTAAGGCGCAGATGGACGGCAAACTTGAATTTGTTCCGCGCCCGCAGTCAGAAATTGACGAACTTATGCGCCGTGCCGACGAAAAAAGTCGTGAAGGTGAAATTCGCGCAGCTTTTATTTCAAGACTCAAGTCACGCAAACTGGATCTTCCCGATGACGCACGCTACATGGTCGATGTAGAAGCACTGGCTCTTGGCAAAACAGACAAAAGCCGCACCATGCACGACGCGCATTTTAAGGAAACACCCGAGAACGCACACAAAATTCTTTTGGAAACAGGAATCTGGCCAATCACAAGAAATCCTTATCCGTTAAGATGGGGCCTTTCAATGCAGTCCGCAAAAGAAGGGCTTGCTTCACCTCCAAAAGATGAAGAGCGTGTAACTGTTCCTGGAGTTTCGTATGCAATAGACAATGCGTGGTCAGCAGATCCAGATGATGCCGTTGCCTTTGACGGAACATATCTTTGGGTTCACATAGCAGACCCCGCTTCTACTGTAATGCCCGGAAGTTCAATTGATGATGCAGCCCGTGCAAGAGGTTCAACGCTTTATATTCCTGAAGGTGCATCCAGAATGCTGTGCGAAGATTCACTTTCTGACTATGCGCTGGGACTCAATGAAATAAGCCGCGCACTTTCGTTCAGAATATTGCTTGATGAGTCCGGCGCCGTGGCTGACTGTTCTGTTTTAAAAACAATTGTAGATGTAAAACGCCTTACTTACGAACAGGCAGACGAACTCAAGGATACTCCTGAACTTGCACCGCTGTTCAAAATAGCAGAACGCAATATACACAGGCGCAACAAGGCCGGCGCTGTTCAGATAAGCCTTCCCGAAGTTCACATAACAGTAGACCCCGAAACAAAACAGGTTTCCATTCAGAATGAAGTACACCCGCAGAGTTCCGAGATGGTGCGCGAGATGATGCTTCTTGCAGGCGAAGGGGCTGCGCGTTTTGCTTTCAAAAATTCAATTCCTTTCCCGTACGTAAGTCAGGAAGCTCCCACTATTCCCGATGATATTCCCGAAGGGCTTGCCGGTCAGTTCAGATTGCGACGCTGCATGAGAAGACGTTCGGTCGGTGTTACTCCGGGTGTTCATTCAGGTTTGGGACTTGGAATGTACAGTCAGGTTACAAGCCCTTTGCGCCGCTACAGTGATCTTATCGCGCACATGCAGTTAAGGGCATTTATTGACGGCCGTAAACTTTTGGACAAAGACACCATGCTCATGAGAATAAGCGAAGGAGACGCCGGTTCACAGGCCGCACACAAGGCCGAACGCAAAAGCAACACGCACTGGACGCTGGTTTACCTTCTTCAGAATCCCGACTGGACAGGAGATGCAATCTGTGTGGACAAAGGACTCAAACAACCGCAGTTTTCAATACCGTCGCTTGGAATGGAAACTTATTTTACGCCCAATTCCGAAGTTGAACTCAACCAGTCCGTTAAGGTAAAAGCTGCAAATATAAATCTTCCCGAACTTACCGTGGACTTTATTCCTGTTTGA
- a CDS encoding tRNA-dihydrouridine synthase family protein, giving the protein MKRFICAPMATLSHEAFRRTVEKFGGCDEYFTEMINATSLATMGPFEKYYLLNGPVPEKIVWQLTGWDAESLAKAASIVCSYGGTGVDLNMGCSAPQIYKTGAGIAWMLKPLEETALAVRKVKNALDSYEKQTEKHMRLSVKCRLGPEDFTEKSLFDFTDMLVSEGVEAITLHARTIKEKYRGLPKYAYVQKLALRYKDKIPIFLNGEIKDKNSLAVAQNAAPDAEGFMIARAAARKPWIFDELKNIQNEGKRTADRMQVALDFIDNVVKFQPPEFHKTRIQRFFNYYCEQFSFGHYFQTRMLNYKSPEESILEVKDYFSKESGDRYLTY; this is encoded by the coding sequence ATGAAACGCTTTATCTGCGCACCAATGGCAACGCTCAGTCATGAAGCCTTCCGAAGAACCGTAGAAAAATTCGGTGGCTGTGACGAATATTTTACAGAAATGATAAACGCCACATCTCTTGCCACAATGGGGCCGTTTGAAAAATACTATCTTCTTAACGGACCTGTTCCCGAAAAAATTGTCTGGCAACTTACCGGATGGGATGCAGAATCCCTTGCAAAAGCCGCTTCCATTGTCTGTTCATACGGCGGAACAGGCGTTGACCTTAACATGGGATGCTCGGCCCCGCAGATATACAAAACAGGAGCCGGAATAGCGTGGATGCTTAAACCTCTGGAAGAAACAGCCCTTGCAGTAAGAAAAGTAAAAAATGCGCTGGACAGTTACGAAAAGCAGACAGAAAAGCACATGCGCCTGAGCGTAAAATGCCGACTTGGTCCCGAAGATTTTACCGAAAAATCACTTTTTGACTTTACAGACATGCTTGTTTCAGAAGGCGTCGAAGCAATTACACTTCATGCGCGTACAATAAAAGAAAAATACCGCGGTCTTCCAAAATACGCATACGTACAAAAACTTGCCCTGCGCTACAAAGATAAAATTCCAATTTTTCTGAATGGTGAAATAAAAGACAAAAACAGCCTTGCCGTTGCTCAAAATGCCGCACCGGATGCAGAAGGTTTTATGATTGCAAGGGCAGCCGCAAGAAAGCCATGGATTTTTGACGAACTTAAAAATATTCAGAATGAAGGAAAACGAACCGCAGACAGAATGCAGGTTGCGCTCGATTTCATAGACAATGTTGTAAAGTTCCAGCCGCCGGAATTTCACAAAACACGTATACAGAGGTTCTTCAACTACTACTGCGAACAGTTTTCATTCGGCCATTATTTTCAGACCAGAATGCTCAACTACAAATCGCCCGAAGAAAGTATTCTTGAAGTAAAAGATTATTTTTCAAAAGAAAGCGGCGACAGATATTTAACCTACTGA
- a CDS encoding ASKHA domain-containing protein: MLCKVCRRCGLCAGPDELKTFSSQNVCLSTILPHSFKAESGGSSCDIGIAFDLGTTTIAAAAFSLQDGMLLAQKGETNAQVPFGADCISRISFAASGGLQKLHAVVSSQLASIAQSLLMTIAPAFLSQRRGRPQIKKIVIAGNTVMQSLAAGLDVQTLGAFPFTPPSYFGKTFDDVFNGTSLEDCGAEVFFAPAVSGFIGGDALCSALSCGLVSDTNAFLADVGTNCEMAAYNSKTQKLLFASSAAGPAFEGYGISCGSSAKGGAVSRVYMKENNICCSVIGGGSAQSICGTGVLSAVSAFLKAGIIDCHGTIANGSDFINIGGSVRLTQQDIRNFQLAKAAVMAGLTILSHKAGVTSDADLYLAGGFGSSFSPQDAASTGMIPRFLSSRTLSCGNASLSGAAMILLSSTERQHILDLAAIAEFTELAVQDDFQEVYIKSLEFDV; this comes from the coding sequence ATGTTATGCAAAGTATGCCGACGGTGCGGGCTTTGTGCAGGACCTGATGAACTAAAGACTTTCTCTTCCCAAAACGTATGTCTTTCAACAATTCTGCCTCATTCTTTTAAGGCTGAATCCGGCGGTTCTTCCTGTGACATAGGCATTGCCTTTGATTTGGGAACAACCACTATTGCGGCTGCTGCCTTTTCCCTGCAGGACGGAATGCTCCTTGCTCAAAAGGGCGAGACAAATGCCCAGGTTCCGTTCGGTGCCGACTGCATTTCAAGAATCTCTTTTGCGGCATCCGGCGGTTTGCAGAAGCTTCATGCAGTTGTTTCAAGCCAGCTTGCTTCCATAGCGCAGTCCCTCTTGATGACAATTGCTCCGGCATTTCTTTCGCAAAGAAGGGGACGGCCGCAGATAAAAAAAATTGTAATCGCCGGCAATACAGTTATGCAAAGTCTCGCCGCCGGCCTTGATGTACAGACGCTGGGTGCTTTTCCGTTTACGCCGCCATCATATTTTGGAAAGACTTTTGATGATGTCTTTAACGGAACTTCTCTTGAAGACTGTGGCGCCGAAGTCTTTTTTGCACCGGCAGTTTCGGGCTTTATAGGCGGCGATGCATTGTGTTCAGCCCTGTCATGCGGCCTGGTTTCTGATACAAACGCTTTCCTTGCCGATGTTGGAACAAACTGCGAGATGGCTGCCTACAACTCAAAGACACAAAAACTTTTGTTTGCATCTTCTGCGGCTGGCCCTGCTTTTGAAGGATACGGGATTTCTTGCGGCTCTTCTGCAAAGGGAGGTGCTGTTTCGCGTGTATATATGAAAGAAAACAACATATGCTGTTCGGTTATAGGCGGCGGCAGTGCACAGTCCATCTGCGGAACAGGCGTTCTTTCGGCTGTAAGCGCATTTTTAAAGGCAGGAATAATTGACTGCCACGGAACAATTGCAAATGGCAGCGATTTTATAAACATCGGCGGCAGTGTGCGTTTAACGCAGCAGGATATACGCAATTTTCAGCTTGCAAAGGCTGCAGTTATGGCAGGACTTACAATTCTTTCACACAAAGCAGGGGTTACATCAGATGCAGATTTGTATCTTGCCGGCGGCTTCGGCAGTTCGTTTTCACCGCAGGATGCAGCCTCAACCGGAATGATTCCGCGCTTTCTTTCGTCACGTACGCTTTCCTGCGGTAACGCCTCACTTTCGGGCGCGGCGATGATTCTTTTGAGCAGTACAGAAAGACAGCATATTCTTGATTTGGCTGCAATTGCAGAATTTACGGAACTTGCCGTTCAGGATGATTTTCAGGAAGTGTATATAAAATCTTTGGAATTTGATGTTTAA